From a region of the Danio aesculapii chromosome 4, fDanAes4.1, whole genome shotgun sequence genome:
- the LOC130223318 gene encoding deleted in malignant brain tumors 1 protein, with protein MKLDVIINGFSNLFINCLLAKLRLQNGSSSCSGRVEVLHNGTWGTVCDDGWNLQDAEVVCGEIGCGNATEAKKGAFFGKGSGPIWINNLGCIGNEISLKRCRSSGWDVQNCNHSKDAGVICQNESSSSTTANSSSTAQVTSASSANTTSSLRNISSVSFNFIFINHSESWIDALRYCKAHHQTLVHILNGTAQQYITQMLQAKEISSGVWIGLERDMLFACSPWLWTGGPYVDYKAWNKLSPVDPGSKFCGKLQIENNTFGWIDACCYEKLPFICQG; from the exons ATGAAGTTAGACGTAATCATAAATGGATTTTCTAACCTGTTTATTAATTGTCTGTTAGCCAAACTTCGTCTGCAGAACGGTTCAAGCTCGTGTTCTGGACGAGTGGAGGTTCTTCATAATGGAACCTGGGGAACAGTGTGTGATGATGGCTGGAATCTACAAGATGCTGAAGTGGTGTGTGGAGAAATTGGCTGTGGAAATGCTACAGAGGCCAAAAAAGGGGCTTTTTTTGGGAAAGGCTCGGGACCAATATGGATTAATAATTTAGGGTGTATTGGGAACGAGATCAGTCTAAAGAGATGCAGATCGAGTGGATGGGACGTACAGAACTGTAATCATTCTAAAGATGCTGGAGTCATCTGCCAAA ATGAAAGTTCGTCTTCAACAACTGCAAACTCAAGCTCAACAGCACAAGTGACATCTGCATCTTCTGCGAACACCACCAGCTCTCTAAGAAACATCTCTTCAGTCTCTT TTAACTTCATCTTTATAAATCATTCAGAAAGTTGGATTGATGCACTTCGATACTGTAAAGCTCACCACCAGACTCTGGTGCACATCTTAAACGGCACTGCACAACAGTATATCACACAAATGCTACAAGCTAAAGAAATCAGCAGTGGAGTGTGGATTGGACTTGAACGGGATATGCTTTTTGCTTGTTCGCCCTGGCTGTGGACTGGTGGGCCATATGTGGATTATAAAGCCTGGAATAAATTGTCTCCAGTGGACCCAGGAAGCAAATTTTGTGGAAAGCTCCAGATAGAAAATAACAcgtttggatggatagatgcctGCTGTTATGAGAAACTTCCCTTTATCTGTCAG GGGTGA